The following proteins are encoded in a genomic region of Streptomyces sp. NBC_01723:
- a CDS encoding TetR/AcrR family transcriptional regulator: MDGVRLADGDAGAPQTLRQRKKAQTRQALVVEALQSFTRHGADAVTLDDLCLQVGVSKRTFFRYFTSKEDVAMTPLQDMWREFLRRLESEPQPRGTDTAVLSLLHDTLVASIRKCANRDANWTRLVRLALGLDAAHPSFAAHNLRFCDEAVQAALNAVAPILDISVTDDPRPRLLLDLFLVASRSAQRAWTVRTGDEASAESLIVLVDHTVAALPASLELEASRS; the protein is encoded by the coding sequence ATGGATGGCGTCAGACTGGCCGACGGTGACGCGGGGGCACCGCAGACGCTCCGGCAGCGCAAGAAGGCGCAAACCCGCCAGGCCCTTGTGGTCGAGGCCCTGCAGTCCTTCACCCGCCACGGCGCGGACGCGGTGACCCTCGACGACTTGTGTCTTCAGGTGGGTGTCTCGAAGCGCACGTTCTTCCGGTACTTCACCAGCAAGGAAGACGTAGCGATGACGCCTCTGCAAGATATGTGGCGTGAGTTCCTGCGCCGACTGGAGTCGGAGCCGCAGCCCCGCGGCACGGACACGGCGGTGCTCTCCTTACTGCACGACACACTGGTAGCCTCCATTCGAAAATGCGCGAATCGGGATGCGAACTGGACCCGTCTCGTGCGCCTGGCGCTCGGGCTCGATGCCGCTCACCCGTCGTTTGCCGCTCATAATCTCCGGTTCTGCGACGAGGCCGTTCAGGCGGCACTGAACGCTGTCGCTCCCATCCTGGACATCTCGGTCACGGACGATCCCAGACCCAGGCTTCTGCTCGACCTCTTCCTAGTCGCCTCCCGCAGCGCCCAGCGCGCCTGGACCGTGCGTACAGGCGACGAAGCGAGCGCGGAGAGCCTCATCGTCCTCGTTGACCACACTGTCGCCGCGCTTCCGGCGAGCCTCGAACTCGAAGCCTCTCGATCTTGA
- a CDS encoding zinc-binding dehydrogenase has translation MWALMVDHALGTGLRVGEVETPRPGPSQVLVKVGAFSLNYGDVVTARELPDGAVPGWEAAGHVVEAARDGSGPSVGTSVVTLDEANGWAEYRAVDTATLGVVPPSADLGAMSTIPVAANSALRALRRIGPILGRTVMVTGATGGVGRYAVQLARMGGAAVVAVTSSPGPYADELRSLGAAEVVSRPSEYAGPVYGVIECVGGQLLVEAFDLLQRDGVLVALGHVAPEPESFPPGALIAGPTRHNRSIVTFHQLDGAPLSPDLSWLGEQVTQGALTPSVAWRGSWHRVDEAVGRLLTRTLHGKAVVEVRHPEAEVREHR, from the coding sequence ATGTGGGCACTGATGGTCGACCACGCTCTTGGCACTGGGCTGCGGGTGGGTGAGGTCGAAACACCTCGGCCCGGCCCTTCCCAGGTGCTGGTGAAGGTGGGGGCCTTCTCGTTGAACTACGGGGACGTCGTGACCGCGCGCGAGCTGCCCGACGGTGCCGTCCCGGGGTGGGAAGCCGCCGGGCATGTCGTCGAGGCAGCCCGCGACGGCTCCGGGCCTTCCGTGGGAACGTCCGTCGTCACACTCGACGAGGCGAACGGCTGGGCGGAGTACCGGGCGGTGGACACCGCGACACTCGGCGTTGTCCCCCCGAGCGCGGATCTCGGCGCGATGAGTACTATCCCGGTCGCCGCCAACAGCGCCCTGCGCGCACTACGGCGCATCGGCCCCATCCTCGGCCGAACCGTCATGGTCACGGGTGCCACCGGGGGCGTGGGACGCTACGCGGTGCAACTCGCACGCATGGGCGGGGCCGCGGTGGTCGCGGTCACCAGCTCGCCCGGGCCGTACGCCGACGAACTCCGCTCCCTTGGTGCCGCTGAGGTGGTCTCCCGACCCAGCGAATACGCCGGGCCCGTGTACGGGGTCATCGAGTGCGTCGGTGGTCAGCTCCTCGTGGAGGCATTCGACCTCCTGCAGCGGGACGGTGTGCTCGTAGCCCTCGGACACGTCGCTCCGGAACCGGAGTCGTTCCCGCCGGGTGCGCTCATCGCAGGCCCGACGCGTCACAACCGCAGCATCGTCACCTTCCACCAGCTCGATGGCGCTCCCTTGTCGCCCGACCTCAGCTGGCTGGGCGAGCAGGTCACCCAGGGAGCACTGACTCCGTCGGTGGCGTGGCGGGGCTCCTGGCACCGCGTCGACGAGGCGGTCGGCCGGCTCCTCACCCGCACCCTGCACGGCAAGGCGGTCGTCGAGGTCCGCCACCCGGAGGCCGAGGTGCGCGAACACCGCTAG
- a CDS encoding transposase family protein, whose product MGAGARHRLVFVDRLLATLVHLRHGVTHDVLACWFGVDRSTITRAVGEVRPLLAERGCPVSPDVRLRSLAEVIDHLGASGTTGIVDGTEIRVRRPAAGRKDRDKFISGKNKQNAVKSMVVTDGEGRVLWCSPARPASCADITQARQLGLVRLLVDGPAVEILADADYQILGAQTGGRMVRPPHLKFKKNAPDWYEERHERQRKAHSSSRIRIEHGIAHLKN is encoded by the coding sequence GTGGGCGCAGGCGCGAGGCACCGGCTGGTGTTCGTCGACCGGCTCCTGGCCACGCTCGTCCATCTTCGGCACGGGGTCACCCATGACGTGCTGGCCTGCTGGTTCGGCGTGGACCGCTCCACCATCACCCGGGCCGTCGGTGAGGTGCGGCCTCTGCTCGCCGAGCGAGGCTGCCCCGTCAGCCCCGACGTGCGGCTGCGGTCTCTGGCCGAGGTCATCGACCACCTCGGCGCGAGCGGGACGACCGGCATCGTCGACGGTACCGAGATCCGGGTTCGCCGCCCAGCCGCCGGACGCAAGGACCGCGACAAGTTCATCTCCGGCAAGAACAAGCAGAACGCCGTCAAGTCCATGGTGGTCACGGACGGCGAAGGCCGCGTGCTGTGGTGCAGCCCAGCACGGCCCGCAAGCTGCGCGGACATCACCCAAGCCCGCCAGTTGGGGCTGGTCAGGCTCCTGGTCGACGGGCCTGCGGTGGAGATCCTCGCCGATGCCGACTACCAGATCCTGGGCGCACAGACCGGCGGCCGGATGGTGAGGCCACCGCACCTCAAGTTCAAGAAGAACGCCCCGGACTGGTACGAGGAGAGGCACGAACGCCAGCGCAAGGCACACTCCTCAAGCCGGATCCGGATCGAGCACGGCATCGCCCACCTGAAGAACTGA
- a CDS encoding transposase, giving the protein MASKDRDRRSPFPVRVVEYRLDGRDEDTLYRLITTICDPDQTPAAELAALYHQRWEIENTLDEIKTHQGGRQLVLRSQYPDGIEQEIYGFLLVHRALRDVMHQAACEAGLDPDRISFTHALNAARRHVTAQAALSPFTTHTSTDAHHL; this is encoded by the coding sequence GTGGCGAGCAAAGACCGCGACCGCCGCAGCCCATTCCCGGTCCGCGTCGTCGAATACCGGCTCGACGGCCGCGACGAGGACACCCTCTACCGCCTGATCACCACCATCTGCGACCCCGACCAGACTCCCGCCGCCGAGCTCGCCGCGCTCTACCACCAGCGGTGGGAGATCGAGAACACGCTGGACGAGATCAAGACCCATCAGGGCGGCCGGCAACTCGTCCTGCGTTCGCAGTATCCCGACGGCATCGAGCAGGAGATCTACGGATTCCTCCTCGTCCACCGCGCACTGCGCGACGTCATGCACCAGGCCGCTTGCGAAGCCGGCCTCGATCCCGACCGGATCTCCTTCACCCACGCCCTCAACGCCGCCCGCCGCCACGTCACCGCCCAGGCGGCACTTTCCCCCTTCACGACTCACACAAGCACTGACGCGCACCACCTATGA
- a CDS encoding transposase — MSKIPGQGPGAWYRRWRLVAVDGTVFDVPDTDANGSFFGRPGSGRGQQRSAYPQVRVTALVECGTHAVFAAAAGPLSLHEQQLVPGLLDRAEPGMLLMADRGITGFDLWQAAYATGADLLWRVRKNIVLPVLQSFDEALTSPRSWRAKTATAAAHSRSASSNTGSTAATRTPSTA, encoded by the coding sequence GTGTCCAAGATTCCGGGTCAAGGCCCGGGTGCCTGGTATCGGCGGTGGCGGCTGGTCGCGGTGGACGGCACCGTTTTCGATGTCCCGGACACCGACGCCAACGGCTCGTTCTTCGGCCGGCCCGGTTCGGGCCGTGGTCAGCAGCGTAGTGCGTATCCGCAGGTGAGGGTCACTGCATTGGTCGAGTGCGGGACGCATGCAGTGTTCGCCGCCGCGGCCGGCCCCCTGTCGCTCCACGAACAGCAGCTGGTTCCTGGCCTGCTGGACCGGGCCGAGCCGGGGATGCTTCTGATGGCCGACCGGGGCATCACCGGCTTCGACCTGTGGCAGGCAGCGTATGCCACAGGTGCGGACCTGTTGTGGAGAGTTCGCAAGAACATCGTCCTGCCCGTCCTGCAGTCATTCGACGAGGCTCTTACCTCTCCGAGATCGTGGCGAGCAAAGACCGCGACCGCCGCAGCCCATTCCCGGTCCGCGTCGTCGAATACCGGCTCGACGGCCGCGACGAGGACACCCTCTACCGCCTGA
- a CDS encoding IS3 family transposase (programmed frameshift) produces the protein MVMENCPPQFKADAVALYRSRPEATIRQVAADLGIVPETLRNWVRAAGASRPRGRRAEVSAEPPTVLEAENAALRKKVPELEEEREILRKAAKYFAGGDALVNRFQFVADHQRRCGVKRLCTILGIARSSFCYWRATAADRAARQAAEAALAARIRAVHRESDGTYGVSRITAGLREAGERVNHKRIARLMLGAGLAGVRLRRRHRTTVADPAAAKAPDLIGRDLTASEPNTKYVGDITCLPLDGGKFLYLATVVGLASRRLAGWAIADRMRTGLVTDALAAAQRTRGSLAGAVMHTDHGAQYTSRALADACRQAGVRRSMSAIGSSADNARAESFNATFKRETLQGRKHWSSEREARLDAFRRLNRRYNTRRRHSHLGQRSPIAYETALETTSTTLAQAA, from the exons GTGGTCATGGAGAACTGTCCGCCGCAGTTCAAGGCGGACGCGGTCGCACTGTACCGGTCGCGGCCCGAGGCGACGATCCGCCAGGTCGCGGCCGATCTGGGGATCGTCCCCGAGACGCTGCGGAACTGGGTCCGAGCGGCGGGTGCGAGCCGGCCGCGGGGGCGCCGGGCGGAGGTGTCGGCGGAGCCGCCGACGGTGTTGGAGGCGGAGAACGCGGCTCTGCGGAAGAAGGTCCCTGAGCTGGAGGAAGAGCGCGAGATTCTGCGGAAGGCGGCGAAGTATTTCGCCGGGG GAGACGCGCTGGTGAACCGCTTCCAGTTCGTCGCCGACCACCAGCGCCGCTGCGGCGTGAAGCGGCTGTGCACCATCCTGGGCATCGCCCGCTCCAGCTTCTGCTACTGGCGGGCGACGGCTGCGGACCGGGCCGCCCGGCAGGCGGCCGAAGCCGCTCTCGCCGCACGGATACGGGCCGTGCACCGCGAGTCGGACGGCACCTACGGCGTTTCCAGGATCACCGCCGGGCTCCGCGAGGCGGGCGAGCGCGTCAACCACAAGCGGATCGCGCGGCTGATGCTGGGTGCCGGTCTGGCGGGCGTGCGTTTGCGCCGCAGGCACCGCACCACTGTTGCGGACCCGGCTGCGGCGAAGGCCCCGGATCTCATCGGCCGCGACCTCACCGCGAGTGAGCCGAACACGAAGTACGTCGGCGACATCACCTGTCTCCCGCTGGACGGCGGGAAGTTCCTGTATTTGGCCACCGTCGTCGGCCTCGCCTCACGCCGCCTGGCCGGCTGGGCGATCGCGGACCGCATGCGCACCGGCCTCGTCACCGACGCCCTGGCCGCCGCCCAGCGGACCCGCGGCAGCCTCGCCGGGGCGGTCATGCACACCGACCACGGAGCCCAGTACACCAGCCGGGCCCTCGCCGACGCCTGCCGCCAGGCCGGCGTCCGCCGGTCCATGAGCGCGATCGGCTCCAGCGCGGACAATGCACGCGCCGAATCCTTCAACGCGACGTTCAAACGCGAGACGCTCCAGGGCCGAAAGCACTGGTCCAGCGAACGCGAGGCCCGACTCGACGCGTTCCGCCGGCTCAACCGCCGCTACAACACCCGACGCCGTCATTCCCACCTCGGACAACGGAGTCCCATCGCCTACGAGACAGCACTCGAGACAACATCAACTACCCTGGCCCAAGCCGCATAA